A stretch of the Hydra vulgaris chromosome 09, alternate assembly HydraT2T_AEP genome encodes the following:
- the LOC136085596 gene encoding uncharacterized protein LOC136085596 — protein MTQIIRYVRISDETCTIKESFVDFIESHQKTGKGLATEITVKLEKGGLNISNCRGQGYDNGANMSGKYNGVKAHIHSLNESARFVPCAAHTLNLVGVHAAEGNSDTRWSTKKEAITPLHRQIKDVLQVLESIIHNPITNAVTVSSAKELLIHIDFNATEKANQSGIDGGFPIKRKRKVKRIALYEAEDDSHLLTAETEFGSQCNLVFDSIITQIEWRFEADVCCIL, from the exons ATGACTCAGATCATCAGGTATGTCCGCATCAGTGATGAAACCTGCACAATTAAGGAAAGCTTTGTGGACTTCATTGAATCTCACCAAAAAACTGGAAAAGGTCTTGCAACAGAGATAACTGTAAAATTGGAGAAGGGTGGTCTAAACATTTCCAATTGCCGGGGCCAAGGCTATGACAATGGAGCCAATATGTCTGGAAAATACAATGGCGTCAAAGCTCACATCCATTCTCTTAATGAGTCAGCAAGATTTGTTCCATGCGCAGCTCACACTTTAAATCTTGTTGGTGTTCATGCTGCTGAG GGAAATAGTGACACAAGATGGTCTACCAAAAAAGAAGCAATTACACCATTGCACAGACAAATCAAAGATGTTCTTCAAGTTTTGGAATCCATTATCCACAATCCCATAACAAATGCTGTCACAGTTAGCAGTGCAAAAGAACTTCTCATTCATATTGATTTca ATGCCACAGAAAAAGCTAACCAGAGCGGAATTGATGGTGGCTTTCCAATTAAGAGGAAGCGCAAAGTGAAGCGAATAGCACTTTATGAAGCTGAAGATGACTCTCACCTTCTTACAGCAGAAACAGAATTCGGATCTCAGTGCAACCTTGTGTTTGACAGCATTATTACACAAATAGAGTGGCGGTTTGAGGCTGATGTCTGCTGTATCCTCTGA
- the LOC105848335 gene encoding fibrous sheath-interacting protein 1, which translates to MKNTSQIEDNHNSGSIIRNSRDNFVSEFEILPTEVNIFNHLTVEKDSFSDTPTIQGIKIKESFNKNDKNKVEENIEIKICKGMERIQKLDKLLSEKIAYEKEVKRDRKCFEEEMQHKIKLLEERKSSVSNECIRTATCHESNSVGSQCSNTNEMPIFSTQIGEKYYELSDQVFHKTVEQTKTDEFNTEPNKFCKNFVKRNMQLASRAKYDIALTEEEEKRLFEILNDEHDILLDENPFSILTQSCISHEEHSENDRKKIENIDEKLKDFLSNEEYILLNEELPFFHFLPNDVGGCGEQVLQEKHDERTLKNKIKEIDDKLLDLKNDDKPLIDPDLLRRLLDNNLRLTSACTTICESVCSADNFELEKL; encoded by the exons atgaaaaatacttcTCAAATTGAGGATAATCATAATTCTGGATCTATTATTCGAAATTCAAGAGATAATTTTGTAAGTGAGTTTGAAATACTTCCTACagaagtaaatatttttaaccattTAACTGTAGAAAAAGACTCATTTTCGGATACTCCTACTATTCAAGGAATCAAAATTAaag aaagttttaataaaaacgataaaaacaaagttgaagagaatattgaaattaaaatttgtaaaggAATGGAAAGAAtacaaaaacttgataaattatTGTCAGAAAAAATTGCTTATGAAAAAGAAGTAAAACGCGACCGAAAGTGTTTTGAAGAAGAGATGCAACATAAAATTAAACTCCTTGAAGAAAGAAAAAGTTCTGTTTCAAACGAATGCATTAGAACTGCCACTTGTCATGAAAGTAATTCAGTTGGATCGCAATGCAGCAATACTAATGAAATGCCAATTTTTTCAACACAAATCGGAGAAAAGTATTATGAATTATCAGATcaagtttttcataaaacagTTGAACAGACTAAGACTGATGAATTTAATACAGAgccaaataaattttgtaaaaattttgttaaaagaaatatGCAATTAGCGAGTCGAGCAAAATACGATATTGCATTAACTGAAGAGGAGGAAAAGCGCTTGTTTGAGATTCTTAATGATGAACATGATATTTTATTAGATGAAAATccattttcaatattaacacAATCTTGTATTAGCCATGAAGAACATAGTGAAAATGACAGGAAAAAAATCGAGAACATAGAcgagaaattaaaagattttttatccaATGAagagtatattttattaaatgaggAGCTACCTTTCTTCCATTTTCTTCCAAATGATGTTGGTGGATGTGGTGAACAAGTTCTTCAAGAAAAACATGATGagagaactttaaaaaacaaaatcaaagaaatCGATGATAAGCTTTTAGATTTGAAAAATGATGACAAACCTTTAATAGACCCTGATCTTTTAAGAAGATTGTTGGATAATAATTTACGATTGACTTCTGCATGCACAACTATTTGTGAAAGTGTTTGTTCTGCTGACAATTTTGAACTCGAAAAGTTATGA
- the LOC136085597 gene encoding zinc finger MYM-type protein 5-like: MRHFSSKWYEKIHPNGKKFIRTWLQYSNKKDSLFCFCCLLFLTTKTNNFSEISKEFCDWKKLNPIIPEHENNNEHQRCYSDRKILEKNIKEGKTLDSDLQRVISGEMKKRRDILKVIVDAIFVCAKNNLALRGTTEDIGQQNGGIFLSLIELIAIIIL; this comes from the coding sequence ATGCGACACTTCAGCTCAAAATGGTATGAAAAAATTCATCCCaatggtaaaaaatttattcgcaCTTGGCTGCAGTACAGcaataaaaaagattctttattttgtttttgctgtttgttatttttaacaacaaaaaccaACAATTTCTCAGAAATTTCTAAAGAGTTTTGTGACTGGAAAAAACTAAACCCAATTATTCCTGAGCATGAAAACAACAATGAACACCAAAGATGCTATTCTGATCggaaaattcttgaaaaaaatatcaaggaAGGAAAAACCCTGGATTCTGATCTGCAGAGAGTTATCAGTGGAGAGATGAAAAAGCGGAGAGACATCTTGAAAGTGATTGTTGATGCAATTTTTGTCTGTGCCAAGAACAATCTTGCCCTTCGGGGAACAACAGAAGACATCGGTCAACAAAACGGTGGCATTTTTCTGAGCTTAATTGAGTTGATAGCCATTATTATCCTTTAG